One window of the Dehalococcoidia bacterium genome contains the following:
- a CDS encoding lysylphosphatidylglycerol synthase transmembrane domain-containing protein, with translation MGQLKSRQIWLGLGGTVLFLALFFWQTDLREFLNAMRDADYRWAVLGVMLWFVAAWPRSLRWKLILHPLRPLPVVILYPVLVIGYMANNLLPARLGELVRAYILGERYALSKAAVLGTVVVERVADGLTLVALMAVAGAFIGLGSAVGLLAMAMAALFVVAFLILVVAMMKRDAAEKAIKALCQPLPTPWQGKVLQLADAFLDGLMALRSPWALVGVMATGGVAWALEATMYFVVGWGFGIQGGFATFLVLTGAANLAIAVPSSAGGVGPFEWASQQVMVGAGVARGVASAYAVALHGLLLVPVIVVGLVFLWLLQVPLRAMARQPAEVAK, from the coding sequence ATGGGGCAGCTGAAGAGTAGGCAGATATGGTTGGGCCTTGGGGGCACCGTCCTCTTCCTGGCCCTCTTCTTCTGGCAGACGGACCTGCGAGAGTTCCTGAACGCCATGCGGGACGCCGACTATCGCTGGGCGGTGCTAGGGGTCATGCTGTGGTTTGTGGCAGCCTGGCCTCGCTCCTTACGGTGGAAGCTAATCTTGCACCCTCTCCGGCCTTTGCCTGTTGTTATCCTTTACCCTGTGCTGGTCATCGGCTATATGGCTAACAATTTGCTCCCTGCGCGGCTGGGGGAGCTGGTGCGGGCTTACATCCTCGGGGAGCGTTATGCCCTCAGCAAAGCAGCGGTCCTGGGAACGGTGGTGGTGGAGAGGGTGGCGGACGGCCTGACGCTGGTGGCCCTAATGGCTGTGGCGGGGGCATTCATCGGGCTGGGTAGCGCCGTGGGCCTTCTGGCCATGGCCATGGCTGCCCTCTTTGTGGTGGCCTTCCTGATCCTCGTGGTCGCCATGATGAAGAGAGATGCAGCAGAGAAAGCGATAAAAGCCCTTTGCCAGCCCTTGCCTACGCCGTGGCAAGGCAAGGTGCTGCAGCTGGCGGATGCCTTTCTGGACGGGCTCATGGCGTTGCGGTCGCCGTGGGCCCTTGTGGGGGTGATGGCTACAGGGGGCGTGGCCTGGGCCTTGGAGGCAACCATGTACTTCGTGGTGGGGTGGGGCTTCGGCATCCAGGGGGGATTCGCCACGTTCCTAGTGTTGACGGGCGCAGCCAATCTGGCCATCGCTGTGCCCTCCAGCGCTGGGGGCGTGGGGCCTTTTGAGTGGGCCTCGCAGCAGGTGATGGTAGGGGCAGGGGTGGCCAGAGGGGTGGCGTCGGCGTATGCTGTGGCTCTCCATGGGCTCCTGCTAGTGCCCGTCATCGTGGTGGGGCTGGTGTTCCTGTGGCTGCTGCAGGTCCCCTTGCGGGCGATGGCGCGGCAGCCGGCGGAGGTGGCCAAGTAG